A region from the Catellatospora sp. TT07R-123 genome encodes:
- a CDS encoding FkbM family methyltransferase, with protein MLARAWGLTRSLAMYHGIPGRHRRMRRFYAQFLRPGDLAFDIGAHVGSRVRPWRRLGARVLAIEPQPDCLRVLRLFFGRDPGVTVLPVAVGAHAGHAALALSSASPTVSTLSRDWIDTVTADRSFAGVRWDRTVEVPVTTLDELIARHGEPAFCKIDVEGYEVDVLRGLSRPLRALSFEYLPMAHDAMPAALDLIERLGAQASGYEYNYAPVETMHLASDRWLDADDLLTLLDRYRPRNRSGDVYARLR; from the coding sequence ATGCTCGCCCGCGCCTGGGGTCTCACCCGCTCGCTCGCCATGTACCACGGCATCCCGGGCCGCCACCGGCGCATGCGCCGCTTCTACGCGCAGTTCCTGCGCCCCGGCGACCTCGCCTTCGACATCGGCGCCCACGTCGGCAGCCGGGTCCGGCCCTGGCGGCGCCTGGGCGCCCGGGTGCTCGCGATCGAACCGCAGCCGGACTGCCTGCGCGTGCTGCGCCTGTTCTTCGGCCGCGACCCCGGCGTCACCGTGCTGCCCGTCGCGGTCGGCGCGCACGCCGGGCACGCCGCGCTCGCCCTGTCCTCGGCCAGCCCGACGGTGTCCACTCTGTCCCGCGACTGGATCGACACGGTCACCGCCGACCGCAGCTTCGCCGGGGTCCGCTGGGACCGCACCGTCGAGGTCCCGGTGACCACCCTGGACGAACTGATCGCGCGGCACGGCGAGCCCGCGTTCTGCAAGATCGATGTGGAGGGTTACGAGGTCGACGTGCTGCGCGGGCTCAGCCGCCCGCTACGCGCCCTGTCCTTCGAATACCTGCCCATGGCCCACGACGCCATGCCCGCCGCCCTCGACCTGATCGAACGCCTCGGCGCCCAGGCGAGCGGATACGAGTACAACTACGCCCCCGTCGAGACCATGCACCTGGCCTCGGACCGCTGGCTCGACGCCGACGACCTGCTCACCCTGCTCGACCGCTACCGCCCGCGGAACCGCAGCGGCGACGTCTACGCCCGCCTACGCTGA
- a CDS encoding CDP-alcohol phosphatidyltransferase family protein — MPPQVIPGPLAGLLGQVVLLAVLEAGVGLGALGWGFGLAYALALCVLLTRAMHGSGTVAFGPADLVTLTRAVLVGGVTALTAESYARPLDVAPLVAVTVVALVLDAVDGLVARGTGTATEFGARFDMETDAWLIAVLSVYAAPGYGAWVLCIGAMRYAYVAASWVLPWLRGQLFPRYWRKVVAAVQGIVLAVAAADVLPRALVLLALLGALALLTESFGRDVVWLWLRRPARAAVPASEFEQFRGNSTKARRDSSTFPETAPSTGGGAQRRRA, encoded by the coding sequence GTGCCGCCGCAGGTGATCCCGGGTCCACTGGCGGGTCTGCTCGGCCAGGTGGTGCTGCTGGCCGTGCTGGAGGCCGGGGTCGGGCTGGGCGCGCTGGGCTGGGGCTTCGGGCTGGCGTACGCGCTGGCGCTGTGCGTGCTGCTCACCCGGGCGATGCACGGCAGCGGGACGGTCGCCTTCGGACCGGCCGATCTGGTCACCCTGACCCGGGCGGTGCTCGTCGGCGGGGTCACCGCGCTGACCGCGGAGTCGTACGCCCGCCCGCTCGACGTCGCGCCGCTGGTGGCGGTGACGGTGGTGGCCCTGGTGCTCGACGCCGTCGACGGCCTGGTGGCCCGGGGCACCGGCACCGCCACGGAGTTCGGCGCCCGCTTCGACATGGAGACCGACGCCTGGCTGATCGCGGTGCTCAGCGTGTACGCGGCCCCCGGCTACGGCGCCTGGGTGCTGTGCATCGGCGCGATGCGGTACGCGTACGTCGCCGCGAGCTGGGTGCTGCCGTGGCTGCGCGGGCAGCTGTTCCCGCGGTACTGGCGCAAGGTCGTCGCCGCGGTGCAGGGGATCGTGCTGGCGGTGGCGGCCGCCGACGTGCTGCCCCGCGCGCTGGTGCTGCTCGCGCTGCTCGGGGCGCTCGCCCTGCTCACCGAGTCGTTCGGCCGCGACGTGGTCTGGCTGTGGCTGCGCCGCCCCGCCCGCGCCGCCGTCCCGGCGTCGGAGTTCGAGCAGTTTCGGGGAAACAGCACGAAAGCGCGCCGAGATTCCAGCACTTTCCCCGAAACTGCACCTTCCACCGGGGGCGGGGCTCAGCGTAGGCGGGCGTAG
- a CDS encoding zinc-binding alcohol dehydrogenase, with amino-acid sequence MASYARAYWITAPDAGEIRDVALPEPGPADVLVRTRYTGISRGTETLVLTGHVPPSQYATMRAPFQDGDFPAPVKYGYLNVGTVEHGPAELLGRDVFCLYPHQTRYVVPAAAVVPVPDGVPARRAVLAGTVETAVNALWDAAPLVGDRISVVGAGMVGCCVAAVAARIPGVSVQLVDPDPARAATAAALGAAYAPPQLADTGRDLVFHASASAAGLQRSLDLLAPQGTVVELSWYGDREIGLRLGGVFHSGRLTIRASQVGTVSPARAATRTFTDRLALALDLLRDPVFDTLVTGESPFGRLPDVMAGLADGTRPALCHVITYDGE; translated from the coding sequence ATGGCATCCTACGCGCGCGCGTACTGGATCACCGCGCCTGACGCGGGCGAGATCCGCGATGTGGCGCTGCCCGAGCCCGGCCCCGCCGACGTGCTCGTACGCACCCGCTACACCGGGATCAGCCGCGGCACCGAGACCCTCGTCCTCACCGGGCACGTCCCGCCGAGCCAGTACGCGACCATGCGGGCGCCGTTCCAGGACGGCGACTTCCCGGCGCCGGTCAAGTACGGCTACCTCAACGTCGGCACCGTCGAACACGGACCGGCCGAGCTGCTGGGCCGCGACGTGTTCTGCCTGTACCCGCACCAGACCCGCTACGTGGTGCCCGCCGCCGCCGTGGTGCCGGTGCCCGACGGCGTGCCCGCCCGCCGGGCCGTGCTCGCGGGCACGGTCGAGACCGCCGTCAACGCGCTGTGGGACGCCGCGCCGCTGGTCGGCGACCGGATCAGCGTCGTCGGCGCGGGCATGGTCGGCTGCTGCGTCGCCGCCGTCGCCGCCCGCATCCCCGGGGTGTCGGTGCAGCTGGTCGACCCCGACCCGGCCCGCGCCGCGACCGCGGCGGCGCTCGGTGCCGCGTACGCCCCGCCGCAGCTCGCCGACACCGGCCGCGACCTGGTCTTCCACGCCAGCGCCAGCGCCGCCGGCCTCCAGCGCAGCCTCGACCTGCTCGCGCCGCAGGGCACCGTCGTCGAGCTCAGCTGGTACGGCGACCGCGAGATCGGCCTGCGCCTGGGCGGGGTGTTCCACTCCGGCCGCCTGACCATCCGCGCCAGCCAGGTCGGCACGGTGTCCCCGGCCCGCGCCGCCACCCGCACCTTCACCGACCGGCTCGCGCTCGCCCTCGACCTGCTGCGCGACCCCGTGTTCGACACCCTGGTCACCGGCGAGTCCCCGTTCGGGCGGCTGCCGGACGTCATGGCCGGGCTCGCCGACGGCACCCGCCCGGCCCTGTGCCACGTCATCACCTACGACGGAGAGTGA
- a CDS encoding 6-carboxytetrahydropterin synthase — protein sequence MFSVTVRDHMMVAHSFRGEAFGPAQALHGATFLVDATFRRAELDGDGIVVDIAAAARELNAVLAAFHLRNLDDDPALAGRNTTTEVMAQVVADRLAERVRAGAFGPGALGLSGIAVTLHESHVAWASYERPL from the coding sequence TTGTTCAGCGTCACGGTCCGCGACCACATGATGGTCGCGCACAGCTTCCGGGGCGAGGCCTTCGGCCCGGCCCAGGCCCTGCACGGGGCGACGTTCCTGGTCGACGCCACGTTCCGGCGGGCCGAACTGGACGGCGACGGGATCGTGGTGGACATCGCCGCCGCCGCGCGCGAGCTGAACGCCGTGCTGGCCGCGTTCCACCTGCGCAACCTCGACGACGACCCGGCGCTGGCCGGCCGCAACACCACCACCGAGGTGATGGCCCAGGTCGTCGCCGACCGCCTGGCCGAGCGGGTGCGCGCCGGGGCGTTCGGGCCCGGCGCGCTCGGGCTGTCCGGGATCGCGGTCACCCTGCACGAGTCGCACGTGGCCTGGGCGAGCTACGAGCGGCCGTTGTGA
- a CDS encoding glycosyltransferase family 4 protein, which translates to MGTVHVVLPGDIDDPAAPSGGNRYDRRICAGLAGAGWTVREHGLPGAWPHPGPNAVRRLTTLLAALPDGATVLVDGLVAVGVPEPLTAHAARLRTVVLAHMVFGDADAALAGAEHAVLTAARAVVTTSRWCRERLISRYGLPPATVHAAPPGADPAAVAPGTPVGTRLLCVAAVAAHKGHDTLVAALTTLTGLDWDCTCVGPLDRDPAFTARLRADAAPLAGRLHLTGPRTGPDLDAAYAAADLLVLASRGESYGMVITEALARGVPVLATDVQGLPEALGRAPDGTRPGLLVPPGDPAALAAALRRWLTDPGLRTTLRRAALGRRATLTGWDRTTAAISGVLASLPAEPALPGGRTVYNSTDEPRKE; encoded by the coding sequence CTGGGCACGGTCCACGTCGTCCTGCCCGGCGACATCGACGACCCGGCGGCGCCCAGCGGCGGCAACCGCTACGACCGGCGGATCTGCGCCGGGCTGGCGGGCGCGGGCTGGACGGTGCGTGAGCACGGCCTGCCCGGGGCGTGGCCGCACCCCGGCCCGAATGCCGTCCGGCGGCTCACGACGCTGCTCGCCGCGCTGCCCGACGGCGCGACCGTGCTGGTCGACGGCCTGGTCGCGGTCGGCGTGCCGGAGCCGCTGACCGCCCATGCGGCGCGGCTGCGGACGGTCGTGCTGGCGCACATGGTGTTCGGCGACGCCGACGCGGCGCTGGCCGGGGCGGAGCACGCGGTCCTGACGGCCGCCCGCGCCGTCGTCACCACCAGCCGGTGGTGCCGCGAGCGGCTGATCAGCCGGTACGGACTACCGCCCGCCACCGTCCACGCCGCACCGCCCGGCGCCGACCCCGCCGCCGTCGCCCCCGGCACCCCTGTGGGCACCCGGCTGCTGTGCGTGGCCGCCGTCGCCGCCCACAAGGGACACGACACCCTGGTCGCGGCACTGACCACGCTGACCGGCCTGGACTGGGACTGCACCTGCGTCGGCCCGCTCGACCGCGACCCCGCGTTCACCGCCCGGCTGCGCGCCGACGCGGCCCCGCTCGCCGGCCGGCTGCACCTGACCGGCCCGCGCACCGGCCCGGACCTCGACGCCGCGTACGCCGCCGCCGACCTGCTGGTGCTGGCCTCGCGCGGCGAGTCGTACGGCATGGTGATCACCGAGGCGCTGGCCCGGGGCGTCCCCGTGCTGGCCACCGACGTGCAGGGGCTGCCCGAGGCGCTGGGCCGGGCCCCGGACGGCACCCGGCCCGGCCTGCTCGTCCCGCCCGGCGATCCGGCCGCGCTCGCCGCCGCGCTGCGCCGCTGGCTCACCGACCCCGGCCTGCGCACCACGCTCCGCCGCGCCGCGCTGGGCCGCCGCGCCACGCTGACCGGCTGGGACCGCACCACCGCCGCGATCTCCGGCGTGCTGGCGTCACTGCCGGCCGAACCCGCGCTCCCCGGCGGCCGGACTGTGTATAACTCCACAGACGAGCCACGGAAGGAATGA
- a CDS encoding lysylphosphatidylglycerol synthase transmembrane domain-containing protein, protein MRDGWAWARLLGGLLLLGLLVWQVGTGPFLDGVRRVDPVVLAAALGLGALATVGSAWRWSLVAAGLGVRLPLRRAVAAYYRSLLINTTVPGGVVGDVHRAVRHGLDISDLRLAARAVVLERAIGLAVQVAASTLLLLVLPSPVRARMPLIAGAVLAAGLVLAVAGRVLLRGRTARWARTLRATGADVRAALRGRRWLGIAAASALIVPAHLVLFLLAARTAGATAPASLLVPLTQLALLAMALPLNVAGWGPREGVAAWAFAAAGLTAAQGVATAATYGVLTLAATLPGVLTLLPERRKGTLPSESEVEGPLPHPATALEAARR, encoded by the coding sequence ATGCGCGACGGGTGGGCCTGGGCCCGGCTGCTCGGCGGGCTGCTCCTGCTCGGCCTGCTGGTGTGGCAGGTCGGCACCGGCCCGTTCCTCGACGGCGTACGCCGCGTCGACCCGGTGGTGCTGGCCGCCGCGCTCGGCCTCGGCGCGCTGGCCACCGTCGGCAGCGCCTGGCGCTGGTCCCTGGTCGCGGCCGGGCTCGGCGTACGGCTGCCGCTGCGCCGCGCCGTCGCCGCCTACTACCGCTCGCTGCTGATCAACACGACCGTGCCCGGCGGGGTCGTCGGCGACGTGCACCGGGCTGTGCGGCACGGGCTCGACATCAGCGACCTGCGCCTGGCCGCACGCGCCGTGGTGCTGGAACGCGCCATCGGGCTGGCCGTGCAGGTCGCCGCGTCCACGCTGCTGCTGCTGGTGCTGCCCTCGCCGGTGCGCGCCCGGATGCCCCTGATCGCCGGGGCCGTGCTCGCCGCCGGGCTGGTCCTGGCGGTGGCGGGCCGGGTGCTGCTGCGGGGCCGCACCGCCCGCTGGGCCCGTACGCTGCGCGCCACCGGCGCCGACGTCCGCGCCGCGCTGCGCGGGCGCCGGTGGCTCGGCATCGCCGCCGCCTCCGCCCTCATCGTCCCCGCACACCTGGTGCTGTTCCTGCTCGCCGCCCGCACCGCGGGCGCCACCGCCCCGGCATCCCTGCTCGTGCCGCTGACCCAGCTCGCCCTGCTGGCCATGGCCCTGCCGCTGAACGTGGCCGGCTGGGGGCCGCGCGAAGGCGTCGCCGCCTGGGCGTTCGCCGCCGCCGGGCTGACCGCCGCCCAGGGCGTCGCCACCGCCGCCACGTACGGCGTGCTCACCCTCGCCGCCACCCTCCCCGGCGTCCTCACGCTCCTCCCTGAGCGAAGGAAGGGCACCCTCCCATCGGAATCCGAGGTGGAAGGGCCCCTTCCCCACCCCGCGACGGCGCTGGAGGCCGCGCGGCGATGA
- a CDS encoding sulfatase: protein MPPDDELTAPATRRTTARAVAGRVLTGLALVVLLAVLLAPERISQLSPAGFVRVPVDGLVAIGLVLALPQRARRIAVPVLGALLGVLAVLKVVSLGFSQFLDRPFNPVQDGSFLDAAVEYVRRSAGDGLADAVVAGAVALAVGLILLTSVSFRRITRVAVAHRTAGARTLALLTVVWAACALTGAQLVPGLPVAAHDTYDRVAQLRAGARDHDAFLGQLAADAYAQVPGSQLLTGLRGKDVLVTFVESYGRIALSDPELAAQVEPVLTTGYERLRAAGYTARSGWLTSSTAGGGSWLAQSTLLSGLWIDSAPRYQAFLYSHRMTLSSAAKLAGWHTASVMPATTQPWPEGAVYGYHQTYIGPDLGYQGPTYSFGVIPDQYTLSEFQRRERGDGHTPVMAAIALISSHSPWQPVPPMLGWDRAGDSSAYPAEPRADALTEQDHDRVRTAYRTAVAYSLETLISYVEHYGGNDLVMVFLGDHQPAPSVTGADANRDVPVTILAHDPAVLDRVASWGWQPGLRPGPDAPVWRMDAFRDRFLAAFGGPAPAPTPH, encoded by the coding sequence GTGCCGCCCGACGACGAGCTCACCGCGCCCGCCACCCGACGCACGACGGCACGGGCGGTCGCGGGACGGGTGCTCACCGGACTCGCGCTGGTGGTGCTGCTGGCGGTGCTGCTCGCGCCGGAGCGGATCTCGCAGCTCAGCCCGGCCGGGTTCGTACGCGTACCCGTCGACGGGCTGGTCGCGATCGGCCTGGTGCTGGCCCTGCCGCAGCGGGCCCGGCGGATCGCGGTGCCCGTCCTCGGGGCGCTGCTCGGGGTGCTCGCCGTGCTGAAGGTGGTCAGCCTCGGGTTCTCCCAGTTCCTGGACCGGCCGTTCAACCCGGTGCAGGACGGGTCGTTCCTGGACGCGGCGGTGGAATACGTGCGCCGGTCGGCCGGGGACGGGCTCGCCGACGCCGTCGTGGCGGGCGCGGTCGCGCTGGCGGTCGGCCTGATCCTGCTGACCAGCGTGTCGTTTCGCCGCATCACCCGGGTGGCCGTCGCACACCGCACCGCCGGTGCCCGCACGCTGGCCCTGCTCACGGTGGTCTGGGCCGCCTGCGCGCTGACGGGCGCCCAGCTCGTGCCCGGACTGCCGGTGGCCGCGCACGACACCTACGATCGGGTCGCGCAGCTGCGCGCCGGGGCCCGCGACCACGACGCGTTCCTCGGCCAGCTCGCGGCCGACGCCTACGCGCAGGTGCCCGGGTCGCAGCTGCTCACCGGGCTGCGCGGCAAGGACGTCCTGGTCACCTTCGTCGAGAGCTACGGCCGGATCGCGCTGTCCGACCCCGAGCTGGCCGCGCAGGTCGAACCGGTGCTGACCACCGGATACGAGCGGCTGCGCGCCGCCGGGTACACCGCCCGCAGCGGCTGGCTCACCTCGTCCACCGCCGGGGGCGGCAGCTGGCTGGCCCAGTCGACCCTGCTGTCCGGCCTGTGGATCGACAGCGCACCCCGCTACCAGGCGTTCCTCTACAGCCACCGGATGACGCTGAGCAGCGCGGCCAAGCTGGCCGGATGGCACACCGCGTCGGTCATGCCCGCCACCACCCAGCCGTGGCCCGAGGGCGCCGTCTACGGCTACCACCAGACCTACATCGGGCCGGACCTGGGCTACCAGGGGCCGACGTACAGCTTCGGGGTCATTCCCGACCAGTACACGCTGTCGGAGTTCCAGCGGCGCGAGCGCGGCGACGGCCATACCCCCGTGATGGCGGCGATCGCACTGATCTCCAGCCACTCCCCCTGGCAGCCGGTGCCGCCCATGCTCGGGTGGGACCGGGCCGGGGACAGCTCGGCGTACCCGGCCGAGCCGCGCGCCGACGCCCTCACCGAGCAGGACCACGACCGGGTCCGCACCGCCTACCGCACCGCCGTCGCCTACTCGCTGGAGACCCTGATCTCGTACGTCGAGCACTACGGCGGCAACGACCTGGTCATGGTGTTCCTGGGCGACCACCAGCCCGCGCCGTCGGTGACCGGCGCGGACGCCAACCGCGACGTGCCGGTCACGATCCTGGCCCACGACCCGGCCGTGCTCGACCGCGTCGCGTCCTGGGGCTGGCAGCCCGGCCTGCGCCCCGGCCCGGACGCACCGGTCTGGCGCATGGACGCCTTCCGCGACCGCTTCCTGGCCGCGTTCGGCGGCCCGGCGCCCGCGCCGACCCCGCACTGA
- the asnB gene encoding asparagine synthase (glutamine-hydrolyzing): protein MCGIAGLVAWWQGQARNRQVIDAMTATQHHRGPDDAGVWVDDHVAFGHNRLAIIDRSGGAQPMLVRRPGSGEVAITFSGEVYNHFQLREQLTAAGHRFTGRSDTEVVLRAYLHWGEDFVHHLRGIFAFGLWDCDLELLLLVRDRLGVKPLYFARTPTDVVFGSELKALLAHPDITAEVDTEGLGELLGLVPMTSPGHAVLRGIEEVPPATVLRYDRDGLTRRHYWQLESHPHLDDRETTVRRVRDLLERAVIEQAAADVPVGALLSGGLDSSAVVALAAGTTTQPLLTFDVDHGSAAAHAASAFHRSHDHPYALAVARHAATEHRTVEVGTGDLLRAHDATLCSMDLPSLTTINASLSHLFARISPHRRVVLSGEGADELFAGYRWHDAAAAPRGTFPWSSTYQPLVGVLRRETLRQVRPVRYARQRCLAALEQMPSLDGETGPSRRLREVRWLTIVFYLAFLLRRADRLAMAHGVEVRVPFLDHRLVQYTWNIGAGLHRARGLEKGLLREAVDGLLPEQVTWRPKSGYPASLTAPYQDALWERARELLAEPGAPVFRLVSARRLKALLDVNHGHLDDWTATQHVAYVLELDAWLRRYSVSIR, encoded by the coding sequence ATGTGCGGGATTGCGGGACTGGTCGCCTGGTGGCAGGGCCAGGCCCGGAACAGGCAGGTCATCGATGCGATGACCGCGACACAGCACCACCGCGGCCCGGACGACGCGGGCGTATGGGTAGACGATCACGTCGCCTTCGGACACAACCGGCTGGCCATCATCGACCGCTCCGGCGGCGCCCAGCCCATGCTGGTGCGGCGCCCCGGCAGCGGCGAGGTCGCGATCACGTTCAGCGGCGAGGTCTACAACCACTTCCAGCTGCGCGAGCAGCTCACCGCCGCCGGGCACCGGTTCACCGGCCGCAGCGACACCGAGGTCGTGCTGCGGGCGTACCTGCACTGGGGTGAGGACTTCGTGCACCACCTGCGCGGGATCTTCGCGTTCGGGCTGTGGGACTGCGACCTGGAGCTGCTGCTGCTCGTGCGCGACCGGCTCGGCGTCAAGCCGCTCTACTTCGCGCGCACCCCCACCGACGTGGTGTTCGGCTCGGAGCTCAAGGCGCTGCTGGCCCACCCCGACATCACCGCCGAGGTCGACACCGAAGGGCTCGGCGAGCTGCTGGGCCTGGTGCCGATGACCTCGCCGGGGCACGCGGTGCTGCGCGGCATCGAGGAGGTGCCGCCCGCGACCGTGCTGCGCTACGACCGCGACGGGCTGACCCGGCGCCACTACTGGCAGCTGGAGAGCCACCCGCACCTCGACGACCGCGAGACCACCGTCCGCCGCGTACGCGACCTGCTGGAACGGGCCGTGATCGAGCAGGCGGCCGCCGACGTGCCGGTGGGCGCGCTGCTGTCGGGCGGGCTGGACAGCTCGGCCGTGGTGGCGCTGGCCGCCGGGACGACCACCCAGCCGCTGCTCACCTTCGACGTCGACCACGGCAGCGCCGCCGCGCACGCCGCCAGCGCGTTCCACCGCAGCCACGACCACCCGTACGCGCTGGCGGTGGCCCGGCACGCCGCCACCGAGCACCGCACCGTCGAGGTCGGCACCGGTGACCTGCTGCGGGCGCACGACGCGACCCTGTGCTCGATGGACCTGCCCAGCCTGACCACCATCAACGCGTCGCTGTCGCACCTGTTCGCGCGGATCAGCCCGCACCGGCGGGTGGTGCTGTCCGGCGAGGGCGCCGACGAGCTGTTCGCGGGCTACCGCTGGCACGACGCGGCGGCCGCCCCGCGCGGCACGTTCCCGTGGTCGTCGACGTACCAGCCGCTGGTGGGGGTGCTGCGGCGGGAGACGCTGCGGCAGGTGCGGCCGGTCCGGTACGCCCGGCAGCGCTGCCTGGCCGCGCTGGAGCAGATGCCGTCGCTGGACGGCGAGACCGGGCCCAGCCGCCGGCTGCGCGAGGTCCGCTGGCTGACCATCGTCTTCTACCTGGCGTTCCTGCTGCGCCGGGCCGACCGGCTGGCGATGGCGCACGGGGTCGAGGTGCGGGTGCCGTTCCTGGACCACCGGCTGGTGCAGTACACCTGGAACATCGGCGCCGGCCTGCACCGGGCCCGGGGCCTGGAGAAGGGGCTGCTGCGCGAGGCGGTCGACGGGCTGCTGCCCGAGCAGGTCACCTGGCGGCCCAAGTCGGGCTATCCGGCGAGCCTGACCGCGCCGTACCAGGACGCGCTGTGGGAGCGGGCCCGCGAGCTGCTGGCCGAGCCGGGTGCGCCGGTGTTCCGGCTGGTGTCGGCGCGGCGGCTGAAGGCGCTGCTGGACGTCAACCACGGGCACCTGGACGACTGGACGGCGACCCAGCACGTGGCGTACGTGCTGGAGCTCGACGCCTGGCTGCGCCGCTACTCGGTCAGCATCCGCTGA
- a CDS encoding DUF1254 domain-containing protein gives MTSTLPRAADAAQAYRFEHGYPADAAVAQIRDDADLARAVTAYRFWYPTVSAEGIFNGSRELGLEDGRTMAVMATSPRQVGFTLNSDTPYGAAALDLTGGPMVVELPAGPYIGLVDDHHQAWIADLGIPGPDAGKGGRHVILPPGYTGAVPDGHHVGRAATYKVLLAVRALPLDGNLGRALDALRRIKVYPLGHPDRPLEIVDTTDRDMDFTCLRWEDDFEFWQVLHRVVETEPVIDAYRGMYGLLTTLGIIKGQPFTPDQRMTSILSRAARIGRDQLLVSAFASARRDRMAWPDRRWEWAGLVPDDPDFQTPVGLDLEARDRWFAQAIVASPAMFRRQVGGGSLYWLAARDATGAYLDGGANYTLVVPQPVPANLFWSVTAYDAQTRSQVQAAQGRAALRSLVELRGVTGTDPVTLHFGPTPPAENSDTHWIQTVPGRGWFTYLRIYGPEQAAFDGVWRPGDLTRA, from the coding sequence ATGACCAGCACACTGCCTCGCGCAGCGGATGCGGCGCAGGCGTACCGGTTCGAGCACGGGTATCCGGCCGACGCCGCGGTGGCGCAGATCCGGGACGACGCCGACCTGGCGCGGGCGGTGACGGCGTACCGGTTCTGGTATCCGACCGTCTCGGCCGAGGGGATCTTCAACGGCAGCCGCGAGCTCGGCCTGGAGGACGGGCGCACCATGGCCGTCATGGCCACCTCGCCCCGGCAGGTCGGCTTCACCCTGAACTCCGACACCCCGTACGGCGCGGCCGCGCTCGACCTGACCGGCGGCCCGATGGTGGTCGAGCTGCCGGCCGGCCCCTACATCGGACTCGTCGACGACCACCACCAGGCCTGGATCGCCGACCTGGGCATCCCCGGGCCGGATGCGGGCAAGGGCGGGCGGCACGTGATCCTGCCCCCCGGCTACACCGGCGCGGTGCCCGACGGGCACCACGTCGGGCGGGCCGCCACGTACAAGGTGCTGCTGGCCGTGCGCGCGCTGCCGCTGGACGGCAACCTGGGCCGGGCCCTGGACGCGCTGCGCCGGATCAAGGTGTACCCGCTCGGCCACCCGGACCGGCCGCTGGAGATCGTCGACACCACCGACCGCGACATGGACTTCACCTGCCTGCGCTGGGAGGACGACTTCGAGTTCTGGCAGGTCCTGCACCGCGTGGTGGAGACCGAGCCCGTCATCGACGCCTACCGCGGCATGTACGGCCTGCTCACCACGCTCGGCATCATCAAGGGCCAGCCGTTCACGCCCGACCAGCGGATGACCTCGATCCTGTCCCGGGCCGCCCGCATCGGCCGCGACCAGTTGCTGGTCTCCGCGTTCGCCAGCGCCCGGCGCGACCGGATGGCCTGGCCGGACCGGCGCTGGGAGTGGGCGGGCCTGGTGCCCGACGACCCCGACTTCCAGACCCCGGTCGGGCTGGACCTGGAGGCGCGCGACCGGTGGTTCGCCCAGGCGATCGTCGCCTCCCCCGCCATGTTCCGGCGGCAGGTCGGCGGCGGCTCGCTCTACTGGCTGGCCGCCCGGGACGCCACCGGGGCCTACCTGGACGGCGGGGCGAACTACACCCTCGTGGTGCCGCAACCGGTGCCCGCGAACCTGTTCTGGTCGGTCACCGCGTACGACGCGCAGACGCGCTCGCAGGTGCAGGCCGCGCAGGGCCGGGCGGCACTGCGGTCGCTGGTCGAGCTGCGCGGGGTGACCGGCACCGACCCGGTGACGCTCCACTTCGGGCCGACCCCGCCGGCCGAGAACTCGGACACGCACTGGATCCAGACGGTGCCGGGGCGAGGCTGGTTCACCTACCTGCGGATCTACGGGCCGGAGCAGGCGGCGTTCGACGGCGTCTGGCGCCCCGGGGACCTCACCCGCGCCTGA
- a CDS encoding TetR/AcrR family transcriptional regulator, protein MTHPRRRLPPERRRSEILAAALEVFAERGYRGASLAAVAERVGLTQQGLLHYFPSKDALLAEVLRLRDDLDRHAYPDDCGLDALEKVVAHNTARPGLVQSFTVLAADSVTDEHPAKPFFTERYRAVRAVMAEAVRRDLGDDLPAGLTHEQAGALLVAVMDGLQLQWLLDPDEVRMTDAFRAFVALLRR, encoded by the coding sequence ATGACACACCCGCGGCGCAGGCTCCCACCGGAGCGGCGGCGGTCGGAGATCCTCGCCGCCGCCCTGGAGGTCTTCGCCGAGCGCGGCTACCGGGGCGCCTCGCTGGCCGCCGTCGCCGAGCGGGTCGGCCTGACCCAGCAGGGCCTGCTGCACTACTTCCCGAGCAAGGACGCGCTGCTGGCCGAGGTGCTGCGGCTGCGCGACGACCTCGACCGGCACGCCTACCCCGACGACTGCGGCCTGGACGCCCTGGAGAAGGTCGTCGCGCACAACACCGCGCGGCCCGGCCTGGTGCAGTCGTTCACGGTGCTCGCCGCCGACAGCGTCACCGACGAGCACCCCGCCAAGCCGTTCTTCACCGAGCGCTACCGGGCCGTGCGCGCGGTCATGGCCGAGGCCGTCCGCCGCGACCTCGGCGACGACCTGCCCGCCGGGCTGACCCACGAGCAGGCCGGGGCGCTGCTGGTGGCGGTCATGGACGGGTTGCAGCTGCAATGGCTGCTCGACCCCGACGAGGTGCGGATGACCGACGCGTTCCGGGCCTTCGTCGCCCTGCTGCGCCGCTGA